A stretch of Pseudomonas taetrolens DNA encodes these proteins:
- the fliL gene encoding flagellar basal body-associated protein FliL: protein MATNDAVNDTAGKGKLKLIILIAVALLLAVGLSVGATWYVMHTPKTESAPVVESGIKPAAIYEAMAPAFVVNYNANGRQRYMQVSMTLQARDAADLNALKVHMPVIRNNLVMLFSGQAFDDLATPVGQEILRQKATASVQAVAQKELGKVVIDQVLFTNFVLQ from the coding sequence ATGGCGACGAATGACGCAGTGAATGACACCGCAGGCAAAGGCAAGCTCAAGCTGATTATTCTGATCGCCGTAGCCCTGCTGTTGGCGGTAGGCCTTTCCGTGGGCGCGACCTGGTATGTCATGCACACCCCGAAAACTGAATCGGCACCTGTGGTTGAGTCCGGCATCAAGCCCGCCGCCATTTATGAGGCGATGGCTCCGGCCTTTGTGGTCAATTACAACGCCAATGGCCGCCAGCGCTACATGCAAGTGAGCATGACCTTGCAAGCGCGTGATGCCGCGGACCTCAATGCCCTTAAAGTGCATATGCCGGTGATTCGCAATAATTTGGTGATGCTGTTCTCTGGCCAGGCCTTTGACGATCTGGCAACGCCGGTGGGCCAGGAAATCTTGCGCCAGAAAGCGACTGCCAGCGTGCAGGCCGTGGCGCAAAAAGAACTCGGCAAAGTGGTTATCGACCAGGTGCTCTTTACTAACTTTGTATTGCAGTAG